The Candidatus Tanganyikabacteria bacterium region TGGACGGCACCAGCTTCTCCACTCCCATCACGGCGGGCGTGGTCGCGATGATGCTGGGCAACGGCGCCGCAAGCGATCCGGCGGCCATCAAGGCCAAGCTGCAGAAGACCGCCCTCGACATCGAGGCCCCCGGCCACGACGACAAGGCGGGCGCCGGGCGCATCGACGCCTTCCGCGCCGTCACCGAGTAAGAAGCAAGACACCCTCCAGGCCGGTCCCTTTCGGGGGCCGGCCTGTTTCTTCCCGGCCGCGTCCGTCCTTGTGGCTTGCCGAACTGCCTGGAAAACCTGGGAGCGCGGGCGTCTCGCCCGCTGCCACTTGCTAGTGCCGGCGTGGCCGCGTGAGGCGGGCAGGATGCCCGCGCTCCCAGGGCTTGCGCCCGAAGTCGACAACAACCTTTCAGTGGATCGGGAAAACTACCCGCTCGCCATGGAGTGCAGTTCGAGGGCGATGGCGGCCTGGCTGCAGGCGGCCTCGAGTTGGGTCGCGTCCTCGGCGGAGTACTCCTCGCCCGAGAGGCGGCCGCCCAGGACGAGGTAGCCGGAGATGTGCGCCGACCGGAAGGGCACCACGATAGCCCCCGCGGGAAACACCGGCCGGCCCTCGTCGATCGCCGCGGCGACGTCCGCGGGCCTGGCGACCAGCACGTGGCCGCGCACGGCGGCTATTCTCGGCTGTTCCCGGCCGATGCCGAAAGCCACGTAGCCTCCGGTCGCCGTCGTCAGGCCGAGGCCGAAGAGCACCAGGTGGCGGCATACCTCCTCGGCACTGCCGGCGCGCGGCAGGCCGCGGGAAAAGTCGATGAGCGAGTCCCGCTGATAGGTGGCGCGGAGGCGTTGCTGCTCCTCGGCGTGGATGAGTTCCTGGAGCGCCTCGCGGGCGATCGCGTCGGCGATGCGCTGCGCGGCCACGGCCACCAGGCCGAGTTCTTCGGCCGTATAGGCGCAGGCTCGGGGACCGACCAGGATCACGCCGAGGGGATGGGTGTCCGAACCGACCCGCACCAGGGCGGGCACGCCACCGATCTGGAAGCGCAGGGCCTGGCCAATGAGGTGCGGCGAGCCAGCGGCCACCACTTCGGGCGGCCGAGACCGGCGATACTCGGCGGCGATGGCCGCGACGGTGGGCGACCAGGGCAGGCGCGGGGCACCCAGAACAGCCGGGTCGGCGATCGCGTCGGGCCCCACGCCGCGGCTCCAGCACACCATCTGCACGCGCGTCCCCAGCGTCCGCTCGATCCAGGCCAACCAGGGCATGGCGGCGCTCAGTTCCGGTTCCGGCTTCGCTTTTTCGAGCATCCTTGCTCTCCTTGTGATCTGGAACTACACGGTATCTCCACGACCGTGAAGATGTTATTCACACAAGACGGCCAATCATAACACCCGGAGCGATAAGAGTTGGTTTGCTAGGTGTTGCGGCCCTGGAGATCCGGCACGACCAGGGTGAAGGTCGGTCCGCGCCCGGCGCAGGTTGCCACGCGCACGTCGCCGCCCAGGCGCTGGGCGAGCCGCCTGGTCGTGTACAGCCCCAGCCCCACGCCTTCGTGGCTGCTCTGGTGCCGAGCCAGGCGCCCGAACTTCTCGAAGATGCCGGCGAGTTCGGCATCGGTGATCTCGCGATCCTCGTTGAACACGGAGATTTCGTAGCCATCGGCGCCCGGCTTCACCGCGACTTCCACGGCGGATTCCGGCGGGGAAAACTTGAATGCGTTCGACAGCAATTGCTGCAGGCAACGAATGAGCTTGTTGGCATCTTGCCTGATGAAGATCCCGCCGCTGGCCGCGATCGCCCATTGCCTCTCCCCGAAACCGCGCGCCACCGAGGCGGCGGTGTCGCGCGCCAGTTGCCAGAGATCGACCGTCGTCAGGTACAGGTCGATGCGGCCGGCCTCTATCTGCGAGACCAGCAGCAGATCGTTGACCAGCTTGATCAGCCGGTCGGCTTGCTGATCGATCGAGCCCAGCAGCGTGTCGAGTTGCTCGGGCGGGATGCCCCGGGAGCCGGCGTTGGCGAGGACCGAAGACATCCCCTTGATCACCGTGAGGGGCGTGTTGAGCTCGTGCGAGGCGATCTGGATGAGCTCCCGCTTGGCGCGGTTGGCTTCCTCGAGGCCCCGGACGAGCCGGGCGTTGGCCAGGGCGACCGCATACTGCCCGACCACCGGGGCCACCACTCCGTGGTCGCCGGCGCGATAGCCTTCCGGCCGCCCGCTCAAGAACGACAGCACGCCCAGGGCCTGATCGTCGAGCACCACCGGCATGTCCAGGGCGCCTTGCATGCCTAGGGCCGCCGCGGCGCCGCCAAGCGCGGCCGCCGGCCGGACGCGTGGCCGGCGGGTCCGCAGCGCCTCCTCGAAGGGGCTGCCGGCCCAGGGCCGATCGCTCTCTTCCAGCACCACCGCGCCATCGGGCCGCAGGATTCGCAGGTCGAATAGTTCGGGAGAGCCCGCGGTGACCGCGACCTGGAGGTAGTCCACCGGCAGCAGCCGCGTGATCTCCCGCGCCACCCGGGCGTCGATTTCCGCCCGGTGGACCGACCGCGCTAGCGCCCGGTTGATCTCGCCCACGACTTCCAGCCGGCGCTGCTTCTCGTGCACGTCGGCAGACAGGTGCTTGATGAGGTCGAGGCCATAGACGTAGGCCATGTCGCGGCCGGCCAGGGCAATGGTGCCGTCTTCCCTGGGCGAGGCGACCCAGAGGAAGCCGGCCGGCTGGCCGCAGCCCGCCATCAGGGGCGCCTCGAACTCGCTCGCGCCCTCGGCCGCCGCGGCCAGAGCCTCGCGGCTTGCCAGGTAAGCCTCGGCGCCCAGCACGGCATCCAGCCCTTTCCCGACCGGGTCGCCGCCGAGGCGCTCGCGAGCCGCCCGGTTCGCGGCGACGATGCGCCCGGCGGTATCGACGATCAGGATGACGTCGGCTACCGAGTCCGCGAGATCCGCGACGCTGCCGAGGACGGTTCTATCGGGACTCGCGGCCATGGACCGGCCCGCCTCGGGCGAGTCGCTTAGTCAGGCGGATGTCGTTGCAGCCGTCGGCCGTGCGGGTGTACTGCAGATCGTCGCAGAGCGTGCGGATCAGCGGCAGGCCCAGGCCGCCCTTTACGCCGCGCGACAGCCAAAAATCGACGTCGTAGGCCGGCAGCGCCGACTGATCGAACGGGATGCCCCGGTCGCGAATCGTGACCACGACGTCGCCGGGGCCGGCGCCGACTTCCACCCAGAAGCCCGCGGGCGCGCCGCGGCCCGGCGGATAGGCGTGGTTGACGACATTCGAGCAGACTTCGTCGACCGCCAGGACCAGGTCGTCGGCCTCGGCTTCAGAGGCGCCATGGCCCCTGGCGAAACGCTTGATCGCCTCGCGCACGTCCGCCAGGACGGCGGTGTCGCATGGGTAGTGCACCGGGCCGATGCGCCCGACCGCGCACTCGCCGCCGGTATCCACCATCGCCGCGTCAGGCAGGGGAATCCCCGGTCCGGTTGGGCGCGGGGTCGGCGCCCGCAGCGGCCGACACGCCGAAGCGGGCCATGGCGGCCTCGACCGTGGGGCAGACATCCAGGACGCGCCCGAAGCCGAGCATGTCGAAGATGCGGCGGATGGCGTCGGACATCCCCGCTATCTTGACGTCGGCCCCTTCCAGGCGGAACCCGTGGATGGAGCCGAGCAACACGCCGAAGCCGGCGCTGCTGACGTACTCGACCTCGCGGAAATCCAGGATGGCGCGCCGGTGCCCGCCCTGGAGAAGACCGTTGAGGGCTGCCTCGAATTCGCTCGATGTGTGGGCGTCGAGGACGCCGCGCAGGTGCAGGACCGTCCCCGCGGCCTGCGTCGCGACCTCGACCGAGAAAGTTGCCACCAAGACGCTCCTTGTCCTCAACGAGAGTTTACCCCGTACGGGGAGGGGCCTATCCCTCCACGCTGAGGACCAGGATCGTGACGTCGTCGTACGGCGCGGCCGATCCGGCGTCCTCGCCCATCGCCAGTGCCAGGAGTCCCGACGCGATGTCCGC contains the following coding sequences:
- a CDS encoding PAS domain-containing protein, translating into MAASPDRTVLGSVADLADSVADVILIVDTAGRIVAANRAARERLGGDPVGKGLDAVLGAEAYLASREALAAAAEGASEFEAPLMAGCGQPAGFLWVASPREDGTIALAGRDMAYVYGLDLIKHLSADVHEKQRRLEVVGEINRALARSVHRAEIDARVAREITRLLPVDYLQVAVTAGSPELFDLRILRPDGAVVLEESDRPWAGSPFEEALRTRRPRVRPAAALGGAAAALGMQGALDMPVVLDDQALGVLSFLSGRPEGYRAGDHGVVAPVVGQYAVALANARLVRGLEEANRAKRELIQIASHELNTPLTVIKGMSSVLANAGSRGIPPEQLDTLLGSIDQQADRLIKLVNDLLLVSQIEAGRIDLYLTTVDLWQLARDTAASVARGFGERQWAIAASGGIFIRQDANKLIRCLQQLLSNAFKFSPPESAVEVAVKPGADGYEISVFNEDREITDAELAGIFEKFGRLARHQSSHEGVGLGLYTTRRLAQRLGGDVRVATCAGRGPTFTLVVPDLQGRNT
- a CDS encoding ATP-binding protein, with the protein product MVDTGGECAVGRIGPVHYPCDTAVLADVREAIKRFARGHGASEAEADDLVLAVDEVCSNVVNHAYPPGRGAPAGFWVEVGAGPGDVVVTIRDRGIPFDQSALPAYDVDFWLSRGVKGGLGLPLIRTLCDDLQYTRTADGCNDIRLTKRLARGGPVHGRESR
- a CDS encoding STAS domain-containing protein — its product is MATFSVEVATQAAGTVLHLRGVLDAHTSSEFEAALNGLLQGGHRRAILDFREVEYVSSAGFGVLLGSIHGFRLEGADVKIAGMSDAIRRIFDMLGFGRVLDVCPTVEAAMARFGVSAAAGADPAPNRTGDSPA